A stretch of DNA from Vicinamibacteria bacterium:
CACCGCTTGCCGTGCAGCATCTCTCCGAGCTCGTCCTGCAGCTCGCCGTAGCTGACGACTTCAGGCTCGCCTATCAGAAAGACCTCCGCGTCCGAGAGCCGGTCGCGCCGTTCTACCGTTCTGCGGAAGCAACGAACCAAGTCCTCGCGGTGTACGAAGGGCTGCCCGTGACTCCTGTCCCCGGGAAAGAAATGGCTTTCCACTTGCTTTTCGTAGATACGCTGGATCTGGTTGGCGATCGGAATGGAGTGGCAACCCTCGTCGTAGACTCCGGCGATTCTCAGAATGACCGTCGGGATCGCTCCCCGCTCGGCGAGAATGACCCGTTCCGCCTCCCGTTTCGACTGCGGATAGTCCCACAGGGCTTCCGTTGGAGACAGCTCGGTAATCTCTTGTCCCGATTCCACCGGTTTCATCACCAGAAGACTGCTCGAGAACACGAACTGCTCGACTTCGAAGGATTGCAGATAGCGCAGCACGCGGGAGGTTCCGTTCACGGTGAGCTTCTGGTACAAGGGACTCGGCTCCCCGGCAAAATCGTAGTAGGCAGCGAGGTGGATCACGCTCGCAAGGTGCGTGCCGTGACGCTTCCTCAGCTCGTCGAAGGCTTGGGACGTCGAGCTGTCCGACGTGAGATCGCATTCGA
This window harbors:
- a CDS encoding NAD(P)-dependent oxidoreductase produces the protein MSKSMCRSPECGCEIEKGQTFCSPYCESDVGKSLPSQPCQCGHDACRSAASKESNGRRGTEQEPVVVVTGVSGLIGTALVEDLSRDYRMVGLDIKKPQEESAEGLDFIECDLTSDSSTSQAFDELRKRHGTHLASVIHLAAYYDFAGEPSPLYQKLTVNGTSRVLRYLQSFEVEQFVFSSSLLVMKPVESGQEITELSPTEALWDYPQSKREAERVILAERGAIPTVILRIAGVYDEGCHSIPIANQIQRIYEKQVESHFFPGDRSHGQPFVHREDLVRCFRRTVERRDRLSDAEVFLIGEPEVVSYGELQDELGEMLHGKR